The DNA region GAACGCGAACCATGCCGCAGTGTTCAGCCTGCGCAAAATGGCTTCTTTGTCCGGAAGGCCGACGGTCTCCCACTTCAGCAACGGCATGGCCATCCTCCTGTTCGCCCGATGCTTCCAATCTAGCACAGGCACCGGCAAAAGGCAAGGGGGGGATGTTTTCCTGGGAACGCCAATCTCCTGAAGGGGGGTATCCACTTGACGCAAGTGCCCCTACATCTTGTATTGTTGTGTGTATGGTATCAGATTCCTATCCAACAGCAGGCGTTGATTACCCTCGGAATGCGCAGGAGTTCGAGGGATGGTTCAACAGCGAGGCTGCCTGCCGACAGTATATATCTCGCCTGCGTTGGCCGGAAGGCCGATACGTTTGCTGTCGGTGCAAAGCACAGACGCTGCCCTGGGTCACGGCACGGGGATATCTGCACTGCCCGGATTGCGGTGGAGAGATTTCGGTGACCTCGGGCACCGTATTCGAAAGGAGCCATACACCGTTGCGGACTTGGTTTCGGGCCATGTGGCTGCTGACGGGACAAAAGCATGGGGCCAGCGCGGTCGGACTTCAAAGGGCCCTTGGCCTGGGCAGCTATGAGACGGCCTGGACCATGCTGCATAAACTGAGGCGCGCAATGGTCAGACCGGGTCGCGAGCGGCTTCATGGCAAGGTCGAGGTGGACGAAACGTATGTGGGCGGCGTTGAACATGGTGGAAAAGAGGGGCGTGGGACCGAGAACAAGGATGTTGTCATAATTGCCGTGGAAATGAGGGAGCCAAGAGGCCTTGGACGAGTCCGGATGCGCCGCATACCGGATGTGTCAGGGGCTCAACTTCTCTCCTTCATCTGCGATGCGGTCAAGCCGGGCAGCGAGATACTTACGGACGGTTGGGCTGGCTACAACAAACTGGCGGCGAACGGCTATAGACACAACAAAATCTTCCTTTGCGACAGTGTAGACCCTGCGCATGTGTTGATGCCGGGGGTGCATCGCATCTCGTCGCTCCTTAAGCGGTGGATTCTCGGGACGCACCAGGGTGCCATTAGCGGAAAACACTTGGATTACTATCTCGATGAGTACACCTTCCGGTTCAATCGCCGCACTTCAGCGTCACGCGGCATGCTGTTTTACAGGCTGATGCAGCAGGCGGTCGCCACAGCCCCCATCCCCTACAGAAGGATAGTTGGCGGCGACCACAACATATAGGAATACTTGCGTCAAGTGGATACCCCCCTCTCCTGATTGGCAACGCGAGAAAACAGCCAATCGGGAGATTGGCGTTCCCAGGAAAGGTGCTTCCGGGACAA from Candidatus Hydrogenedentota bacterium includes:
- a CDS encoding IS1595 family transposase, yielding MVSDSYPTAGVDYPRNAQEFEGWFNSEAACRQYISRLRWPEGRYVCCRCKAQTLPWVTARGYLHCPDCGGEISVTSGTVFERSHTPLRTWFRAMWLLTGQKHGASAVGLQRALGLGSYETAWTMLHKLRRAMVRPGRERLHGKVEVDETYVGGVEHGGKEGRGTENKDVVIIAVEMREPRGLGRVRMRRIPDVSGAQLLSFICDAVKPGSEILTDGWAGYNKLAANGYRHNKIFLCDSVDPAHVLMPGVHRISSLLKRWILGTHQGAISGKHLDYYLDEYTFRFNRRTSASRGMLFYRLMQQAVATAPIPYRRIVGGDHNI